One Ricinus communis isolate WT05 ecotype wild-type chromosome 7, ASM1957865v1, whole genome shotgun sequence genomic region harbors:
- the LOC125370555 gene encoding NAD(P)H-quinone oxidoreductase subunit 5, chloroplastic, producing MEHIYQYSWIIPFVTFPAPMLIGAGLLLFPAATKKLRRMWAFPSLFLLSIVMIFSIDLSIHQINSSFIYQYIWSWTINNDFSLEFGHLIDPLTSILSVLITTVGIMVLFYSDNYMSHDQGYLRFFAYMSFFNTSMLGLVTSSNLIQIYIFWELVGMCSYLLIGFWFTRPIASNACQKAFVTNRVGDFGLLLGILGIYWITGSFEFRDLFKILNNLISNNQVHFLFVTLCAFLVFSGAIAKSAQFPLHVWLPDAMEGPTPISALIHAATMVAAGIFLVARLFPLFVVIPYIMNLIALIGIITVFLGATLALAQKDIKRSLAYSTMSQLGYMMLALGMGSYRVALFHLITHAYSKALLFLGSGSIIHSMEAIVGYSPDKSQNMILMGGLTKHIPITKTAFFLGTLSLCGIPPFACFWSKDEILNDSWLYSPVFAIIACFTAGLTAFYMFRVYLLTFEGHLNVHLKNYSGKKNSSFYSISLWGKEGSKMLNESLGLLPFLTTNNNERASFFWKNTYQIDGNVRKMMWPFITIKNFNTKRIFAYPHESDNTMLFPMLVLVLFALFIGAIGIPFNQIPFNQKGMEVDILSKLLTPSLNLLHQNSKNSVDWYEFVTNAIFSVSIAFFGIFIASSLYKPVYSSLQNLNFLNSLAKKGSKRILWDKIINVIYNWSYNRGYIDAFYEISFIGGIRKLAELIHFFDKRIIDGITNGVGVTSFFVGEGIKYVGSGRISSYLLLYLFYALIFLLIYSFYNL from the coding sequence atggaacatatatatcaatattcaTGGATCATACCTTTTGTTACATTCCCAGCTCCTATGTTAATAGGAGCGGGACTCCTACTTTTTCCGGCGGCAACAAAAAAACTTCGTCGTATGTGGGCTTTTCCAAGCCTTTTCTTGTTAAGTATAGTCATGATTTTTTCAATCGACTTGTCTATTCACCAAATAAATAGcagttttatttatcaatatatatggTCGTGGACTATCaataatgatttttctttagaattCGGACACTTGATTGACCCacttacttctattttgtcaGTATTAATTACTACAGTTGGAATTATGGTTCTTTTTTATAGTGACAATTATATGTCTCATGATCAAGGCTATTTGAGATTTTTTGCTTATATGAGTTTTTTCAATACTTCAATGTTGGGATTAGTTACTAGTTCTAATTTgatacaaatttatattttttgggAGTTGGTTGGAATGTGTTCTTATCTATTAATAGGGTTTTGGTTCACACGACCTATTGCATCGAATGCTTGTCAAAAAGCCTTTGTAACTAATCGTGTAGGGGATTTTGGTTTATTATTGGGAATTTTGGGCATTTATTGGATAACGGGCAGTTTCGAATTTCGGGATTTGttcaaaatattgaataacttgatttctaataatcaggttcattttttatttgttactttGTGTGCCTTTCTAGTATTTTCTGGCGCAATTGCTAAATCGGCGCAATTTCCTCTCCATGTATGGTTACCGGATGCCATGGAAGGGCCTACTCCTATTTCGGCTCTAATACATGCTGCTACTATGGTAGCGGCAGGAATTTTTCTTGTAGCTCgactttttcctctttttgtaGTCATACCTTACATAATGAATCTAATAGCTTTGATAGGTATAATAACAGTATTTTTAGGAGCTACTTTAGCTCTTGCTCAAAAAGATATTAAGAGAAGTTTAGCCTATTCTACAATGTCTCAATTAGGTTATATGATGTTAGCTCTAGGTATGGGGTCTTATCGAGTCGctttatttcatttgattACTCATGCCTATTCGAAAGCATTATTGTTTTTAGGATCTGGATCCATTATTCATTCAATGGAAGCTATTGTTGGTTATTCTCCAGATAAGAGTCAAAATATGATTCTTATGGGTGGTTTAACAAAACATATTCCAATTACAAAAACTGCTTTTTTTTTAGGAACACTTTCTCTTTGTGGTATTCCACCCTTCGCCTGTTTTTGGTCCAAAGATGAAATTCTTAACGATAGTTGGTTGTATTCACCGGTTTTCGCAATAATAGCTTGTTTCACGGCCGGATTAACTGCATTTTATATGTTTCGGGTTTATTTACTTACTTTTGAAGGACATTTAAAtgttcatttaaaaaattacagtgGTAAAAAAAACAGttcattttattcaatatCTTTATGGGGTAAAGAAGGATCAAAAATGCTTAACGAAAGTTTGGGTTTATTACCTTTCTTAACAACGAATAATAACGAAAgggcttcttttttttggaaGAACACATATCAAATTGATGGTAATGTAAGAAAGATGATGTGGccttttattactattaaaaattttaacactAAAAGGATTTTTGCCTATCCTCATGAATCGGATAATACTATGTTATTTCCTATGCTTGTCTTGGTACTATTTGCTTTGTTTATTGGAGCCATAGGAATTCCTTTCAATCAAATTCCTTTCAATCAAAAAGGAATGGAGGTGGATATATTGTCAAAACTGTTAACTCCGTCTTTAAACCTTTTGcatcaaaattcaaagaatTCTGTGGATTGGTATGAATTTGTAACAAATGCAATTTTTTCAGTCAGTATAGCTTTTTTCGGAATATTTATAGCGTCCTCTTTATATAAGCCTGTTTATTCATCGttacaaaatttgaatttcttgaatTCGCTCGCTAAAAAAGGTTCTAAGAGAATTCTTTGGGACAAAATAATAAACGTCATATATAACTGGTCCTATAATCGAGGTTACATAGATGCTTTTTatgaaatatcttttattggaggtataagaaaattagctgaattaattcatttttttgataaaCGAATAATTGATGGAATTACCAATGGAGTTGGTGTTACCAGTTTCTTTGTAGGAGAGGGTATAAAATATGTAGGAAGCGGTCGCATCTCTTCTTAtctcttattatatttattttatgcattaatctttttattaatttattctttttacaatttgtaa
- the LOC125370718 gene encoding uncharacterized mitochondrial protein AtMg00370-like codes for MIFKSFILGNLVSLCMKIINLVVVVGLYYGFLTTFSMGPSYLFLLRARVIEEGEEGTEKKVSATTGFITGQLMMFISIYYAPLHLALGRPHTITVLALPYLLFHFFWNNHKHFFDYGATTRNSMRNLSIQFVFLNNLIFQLFNHFILPSSMLVRLVNIYMFRCNNKMLFVTSSFVGWLIGHILFMKWVGLILVWIQQNNSIRSNVLFRSNKYLVSELRNSMARIFSILLFITCVYSLGRIPSPIFTKKLKETSETEEREESEEETDVEIETTSETKGTKQGSTEEDPSSSLFSEEKEDRDKIDETEEIQVNGKEKQRMNSIFTLTRHAIKIDHFMKLFIWMGIKKIRS; via the coding sequence atgatttttaaatcttttatactAGGTAATCTAGTATCCTTATGCATGAAGATAATCAATTTGGTCGTTGTGGTCGGACTCTATTATGGATTTCTGACCACATTCTCCATGGGGCCCTCTTATCTCTTCCTTCTCCGAGCTCGGGTTatagaagaaggagaagaaggaaCTGAGAAGAAGGTATCAGCAACAACAGGTTTTATTACGGGACAGCTCATGATGTTCATATCGATCTATTATGCGCCTCTGCATCTAGCATTGGGTAGACCTCATACAATAACTGTCCTAGCTCTACCCtatcttttgtttcatttcttCTGGAACAATCACAAACACTTTTTTGATTATGGAGCTACTACCAGAAATTCAATGCGTAATCTTAGCATTCAATTTGTATTCCTGAATAATctcatttttcaattattcaaCCATTTCATTTTACCAAGTTCAATGTTAGTCAGATTAGTCAACATTTATATGTTTCGATGCAACAACAAGATGTTATTTGTAACAAGTAGTTTTGTTGGTTGGTTAATTGGTCACATTTTATTCATGAAATGGGTTGGATTGATATTAGTCTGGATACAacaaaataattctattagaTCTAATGTACTTTTTCGATCTAATAAGTACCTTGTGTCagaattgagaaattctatgGCTCGAATCTTTAgtattctcttatttattaCCTGCGTCTACTCTTTAGGCAGAATACCGTCACCCATTTTTACTAAGAAACTGAAAGAAACCTCAGAAACGGAAGAAAGGGAGGAAAGTGAGGAAGAAACAGATGTAGAAATAGAAACAACTTCCGAAACGAAGGGGACTAAACAGGGATCCACCGAAGAAGatccttcttcttcccttttttCGGAAGAAAAGGAGGATCGGGACAAAATCGACGAAACGGAAGAGATCCAAGTGAAtggaaaggaaaaacaaaggaTGAATTCCATTTTCACTTTAACGAGACATGCTATAAAAATAGACCACTTTATGAAACTTTTTATCTGGATGGGAATCAAGAAAATTCGAAGTTAG
- the LOC125370556 gene encoding uncharacterized protein LOC125370556 has product MKKWIEETPMNVSATRKDLMIVNMGPHHPSMHGVLRLIVTLDGEDVIDCEPILGYLHRGMEKIAENRTIIQYLPYVTRWDYLATMFTEAITVNGPELLGNIQVPKRASYIRVIMLELSRIASHLLWLGPFMADIGAQTPFFYIFRERELVYDLFEAATGMRMMHNYFRIGGVAADLPHGWIDKCLDFCDYFLTGIAEYQKLITRNPIFLERVEGVGIVGAEEAINWGLSGPMLRASGVQWDLRQVDHYECYDEFDWEVQWQKEGDSLARYLVRIGEMMESIKIIQQALEGIPGGPYENLETRRFERDPEWNDFEYRFISKKTSPTFELPKQELYVRVEAPKGELGIFLIGDQSGFPWRWKIRPPGFINLQILPELVKRMKLADIMTILGIHAINSFSRLESLNEVYGIIWVFVPILILVLGITTGILVIVWLEREISAGIQQRIGPEYAGPLGILQALADGTKLLFKENLFPSRGDTRLFSIGPSIAVISTLLSYSVIPFGYHLVLTDLNIGVFLWIAISSIAPIGLLMSGYGSNNKYSFLGGLRAAAQSISYEIPLTLCVLSISLLSNSSSTVDIVEAQSKSGFLGWNLWRQPIGFIIFFISSLAECERLPFDLPEAEEELVAGYQTEYSGIKFGLFYIASYLNLLVSSLFVTVLYLGGWNISIPYIFVPEPFETNKIGGVFGTTIGICITLVKTYLFLFIPITTRWTLPRLRMDQLLNLGWKFLLPISLEKKTNRKSFINIHDMFPMVTGFMNYGQQTIRVARYIGQSFMITLSHANRLPVTIQYPYEKLITSERFRGRIHFEFDKCIACEVCVRVCPIDLPVVDWKLETDIRKKRLLNYSIDFGICIFCGNCVEYCPTNCLSMTEEYELSTYDRHELNYNQIALGRLPMSVVDDYTIRTILNSTRNKKITRFD; this is encoded by the exons ATGAAAAAATGGATCGAGGAAACCCCTATGAATGTATCAGCTACACGAAAAGACCTTATGATAGTCAATATGGGTCCCCACCACCCATCAATGCATGGTGTTCTTCGACTCATCGTTACTCTAGACGGTGAAGATGTTATTGACTGCGAACCAATTTTAGGTTATTTACACAGAGGGATGGAAAAAATTGCGGAAAATCGAACAATTATACAATATTTGCCCTATGTAACACGCTGGGATTATTTGGCTACTATGTTCACAGAAGCAATAACAGTAAATGGTCCAGAACTGTTAGGAAATATTCAAGTGCCTAAAAGAGCTAGCTATATCAGAGTAATTATGTTGGAATTGAGTCGTATAGCTTCTCATTTGTTATGGCTTGGTCCGTTTATGGCGGATATTGGTGCACAGactcctttcttttatatttttagagaaAGAGAGTTAGTATATGATTTATTCGAAGCTGCCACCGGTATGAGAATGATGCATAATTATTTTCGTATCGGGGGAGTAGCGGCCGATCTACCTCATGGATGGATAGATAAATGTTTGGATTTTTgcgattattttttaacaggAATTGCTGAATATCAAAAACTTATTACGCGAAATCCTATTTTTTTAGAACGAGTTGAAGGAGTAGGTATTGTTGGTGCAGAGGAAGCAATAAATTGGGGTTTATCCGGACCAATGCTACGAGCTTCCGGAGTACAATGGGATCTTCGTCAAGTTGATCATTATGAGTGTTACGACGAATTTGATTGGGAAGTCCAGTGGCAAAAAGAAGGAGATTCATTAGCTCGTTATTTAGTCCGAATCGGTGAAATGATGgaatctataaaaattattcaacagGCTCTGGAAGGAATCCCGGGGGGGCCCTATGAGAATTTAGAAACCCGACGTTTTGAAAGGGATCCAGAATGGAACGATTTCGAATATCGATTCATTAGTAAAAAAACTTCTCCTACTTTTGAATTACCGAAACAAGAACTTTATGTGAGAGTCGAAGCCCCAAAAGGAGAATTGGGGATTTTTCTGATAGGGGATCAGAGTGGTTTTCCTTGGAGATGGAAAATTCGCCCGCCGGGTTTTATCAATTTGCAAATTCTTCccgaattagttaaaagaatgaaattgGCCGATATTATGACAATACTAGGTA TACACGCtatcaattctttttctagaTTAGAATCCTTAAACGAGGTCTATGGAATTATATGGGTGTTTGTCCCTATTTTGATTCTTGTATTGGGAATCACGACAGGCATACTGGTAATTGTATGGTTAGAAAGAGAAATATCTGCAGGGATACAACAACGTATTGGACCTGAATATGCCGGTCCTTTAGGAATTCTTCAAGCTCTAGCGGATGGCACAAAACTACTTTTTAAAGAGAATCTTTTTCCCTCTAGGGGGGATACTCGTTTATTCAGTATCGGACCATCCATAGCAGTCATATCAACTCTATTAAGCTATTCAGTAATTCCTTTTGGCTATCACCTTGTTTTAACTGATCTAAATATTGGTGtttttttatggattgccATTTCAAGTATTGCTCCCATTGGACTTCTTATGTCAGGATATggatcaaataataaatattcttttttggGTGGTCTACGAGCTGCTGCTCAATCGATTAGTTATGAAATACCATTAACTCTTTGTGTGTTATCCATATCTCTAC TATCTAACAGTTCAAGTACAGTTGATATAGTTGAGGCACAATCAAAATCGGGTTTTTTGGGGTGGAATTTGTGGCGTCAACCTATaggatttatcattttttttatttcttctctaGCAGAATGTGAGAGATTACCTTTTGATTTACCAGAAGCAGAAGAAGAATTAGTAGCAGGTTATCAAACCGAATATTCAGGTATCaaatttggtttattttatattgctTCCTATCTAAACTTATTAGTTTCTTCATTATTTGTAACAGTTCTTTACTTGGGCGGTTGGAATATCTCTATTCCATATATATTCGTTCCTGAGCCTtttgaaacaaataaaataggtGGAGTTTTTGGAACAACAATCGGTATCTGTATTACATTGGTTAAAACTTATTTGTTCTTGTTCATTCCTATCACAACAAGATGGACTTTACCTAGACTAAGAATGGACCAACTTTTAAATCTTGGATGGAAATTTCTTTTACCTATTTCTCTCG agaaaaaaacaaatagaaaatcattcataaatattcacgATATGTTTCCCATGGTAACTGGGTTCATGAATTATGGGCAACAAACCATACGAGTTGCACGGTATATTGGTCAAAGTTTCATGATTACCTTATCCCATGCAAATCGTTTACCTGTAACTATTCAATATccttatgaaaaattaatcacATCGGAGCGTTTCCGCGGTCGAATccattttgaatttgataaatgcATTGCTTGTGAAGTATGTGTTCGGGTATGTCCTATAGATCTACCTGTTGTTGATTGGAAATTGGAAACTGACATTCGAAAGAAACGGTTGCTTAATTACAGTATTGATTTCGGAATCTGTATATTTTGTGGCAACTGTGTTGAGTATTGTCCAACAAATTGTTTATCAATGACTGAAGAATATGAACTTTCCACTTATGATCGTCACGAATtgaattataatcaaattgcTTTAGGTCGTTTACCAATGTCAGTAGTCGACGATTATACAATTCGAACAATTTTGAATTCAACTAGAAACAAAAAGATAACCCGCTTTGATTGA